In one window of Oryzias melastigma strain HK-1 linkage group LG5, ASM292280v2, whole genome shotgun sequence DNA:
- the LOC112144578 gene encoding glutathione hydrolase 7, giving the protein MESCPGTKLNKHTAFSYKSFGSPSEFTDESPSIDSKQDLKSKHDPIQLKEMSSGSPEMFDQSFSKLQEAEEECCSPETPVEVYAAAIVIAVGVTIALVLQIHLNAGLVCCVTRTSELMAFLDLIIAALQVTMKGVLSDHERCTTLSEGVLRDGGSSVDAAIAGALCLGIVHQHVSSVGGGGVMLVHDIRRNETRVINFQGSAPELIREEMVQNSSEMKAGLLVGVPGMLMGLHRAHRLYGSCLWEDVVSRAASVAREGFNVSRSLADAISEIEGEELPKHFRDLFLPEGRALSAGSFVTMPELAEVLEAGVWNFYSGAFAQEIENEVRAHGGVLSRGDLGNYTVEIQQALEGGFGDFIIQVPPPPSAGAVLIAALNLLEGFHFKENGVKEKEMYHWIEEALTTAFSMAAGLGDHKNNLTDLLSSMLNKSQAEILRNRMIHFQMSQSLCNSTIYSFPAELLAAQVVVMGPDNLMVSVASTLNRPFGSRILTPSGILLNSLILDFFWPNKTSIKPQIEQFQENHVEARKRPLTLLMPAMLVPSWDKCGTYMALSSSGGRNHLNRITQMLVNVLFLHKEKNDSVPLRRLHTQREPYEHHDSAFTTDV; this is encoded by the exons ATGGAGAGCTGTCCCGGAACCAAACTGAACAAGCACACTGCTTTTAGCTACAAGAGTTTTGGGAGTCCATCTGAGTTTACTGATGAATCACCATCAATTGACAGCAAACAGGATTTGAAGAGCAAACATG ATCCCATTCAGTTGAAAGAGATGTCCTCTGGAAGCCCAGAGATGTTTGACCAAAGCTTCTCCAAGCTCCAAGAGGCCGAAGAGGAGTGCTGCAGCCCGGAAACCCCTGTGGAAGTGTACGCTGCGGCCATTGTCATTGCAGTTGGAGTAACCATTGCTCTGGTTCTGCAGATTCACCTGAATGCAGGCTTGGTATGCTGTGTGACTCGTACGTCTGAACTGATGGCATTCCTGGACCTCATCATAGCTGCATTGCAGGTCACGATGAAAGGCGTGCTGTCTGATCACGAGCGCTGCACCACGCTCAGTGAAGGAGTGCTCCGCGATGGTGGGTCCAGCGTGGACGCAGCCATCGCTGGTGCCCTTTGCTTGGGCATTGTTCATCAGCATGTGTCCAGTGTAGGGGG AGGGGGAGTGATGTTAGTTCATGACATCAGAAGAAATGAAACCAGGGTGATAAATTTTCAAGGATCTGCACCTGAACTGATAAGAGAGGAGATGGTGCAAAATTCCTCTGAGATGAAG GCAGGTCTCCTTGTGGGGGTGCCAGGAATGCTCATGGGGCTTCACCGTGCCCATAGGCTGTATGGAAG TTGTCTGTGGGAGGATGTCGTCAGCAGAGCTGCAAGTGTGGCCAGAGAAGGGTTCAATGTGTCACGTAGTCTGG CTGATGCAATATCAGAAATAGAAGGTGAGGAGCTTCCCAAGCATTTCCGGGACCTGTTCCTCCCGGAGGGCCGTGCTCTGAGTGCTGGTTCTTTTGTGACGATGCCTGAGCTGGCAGAGGTCCTGGAGGCTGGCGTCTGGAAtttctacagtggagctttTGCGCAGGAGATAGAGAATGAG GTGCGAGCACACGGCGGCGTCCTGAGCAGAGGAGATCTGGGCAACTACACTGTAGAGATACAGCAGGCCCTCGAGGGTGGATTTGGGG ATTTCATTATTCAAGTCCCCCCTCCACCATCTGCTGGTGCTGTGTTGATCGCAGCTCTCAATCTCCTGGAAggctttcattttaaagaaaatggagtCAAAGAGAAGGAAATGTACCACTGGATTGAGGAG GCTCTGACAACGGCTTTCTCAATGGCTGCTGGACTGGGTGACCATAAGAACAACTTGACTGATCTTCTCTCCTCAATGCTCAA taagaGTCAAGCTGAAATACTGCGCAACAGGATGATTCACTTTCAAATGTCCCAGTCTCTCTGCAACTCCACCATCTACTCCTTCCCAGCAGAGCTGCTGGCTGCACAAGTAGTAGTCATGGGACCAGATAACCTCATGGTATCTGTTGCAAG CACCTTGAACAGACCCTTTGGAAGCAGGATTTTGACTCCATCAGGCATTCTCCTCAACAGCCTAATTCTTGACTTTTTCTGGCCAAATAAAACTTCCATCAAACCTCAAATTGAGCAG TTTCAGGAAAACCACGTTGAAGCAAGAAAGAGGCCTCTGACGCTTCTAATGCCGGCCATGCTGGTGCCCTCCTGGGATAAATGTGGGACCTATATGGCTCTGAGCAGTTCAGGTGGACGAAACCACCTGAATAGAATCACACAG ATGCTGGTAAATGTGCTGTTCCtccataaagagaaaaatgacagCGTCCCTCTGAGACGACTCCACACTCAACGTGAACCTTATGAGCATCATGACT CTGCATTTACAACGGATGTGTAG
- the snai1a gene encoding snail family zinc finger 1a: protein MPRSFLVKKYFAKQKPNYSELECQNDSSPKRYPVAELSSADGSATCFTTGLLWDLSVIPALYLPTSESDLSATSAPLDLSSPCSLSSSASSSGEEDEGRSSDPPSPEPVHTYAPRQRMKCTGVMAHISPPEEEERETRVTAARPAFLCKHCPKEYTSLGALKMHIRSHTLPCVCTTCGKAFSRPWLLRGHIRTHTGERPFSCPHCNRAFADRSNLRAHLQTHAEVKKYQCSVCSRTFSRMSLLQKHSSSGCCSTSV from the exons ATGCCTCGGTCTTTCTTAGTCAAAAAGTACTTTGCTAAACAAAAGCCAAACTACAGTGAACTGGAATGTCAGAATG aCTCTTCACCCAAAAGGTATCCTGTTGCCGAGCTTTCATCAGCAGACGGCTCTGCCACCTGCTTCACCACAGGTCTGCTGTGGGACCTGAGTGTCATCCCGGCCCTGTACCTGCCAACCTCAGAGTCAGATCTCTCTGCCACCTCAGCCCCCCTGGACCTCAGCTCCCCATGCAGCCTCAGTAGCAGTGCCAGCAGCAGCGGGGAGGAGGATGAAGGACGCTCCTCCGACCCTCCCAGCCCTGAACCGGTGCACACGTATGCCCCTCGACAGCGGATGAAATGTACTGGCGTTATGGCTCATATCAGTCCcccagaggaggaagagagggAGACTCGCGTCACGGCGGCCAGACCGGCTTTCCTTTGCAAACACTGTCCCAAAGAGTACACCAGCTTGGGGGCTCTGAAGATGCACATCCGCTCACACACCCTGCCCTGCGTTTGCACCACCTGTGGAAAGGCTTTCTCCCGGCCGTGGCTATTGCGTGGCCACATCCGCACACACACAG GAGAGCGCCCGTTCTCCTGCCCCCACTGCAACCGGGCCTTCGCTGACCGCTCCAACCTGCGAGCTCACCTGCAGACCCATGCAGAGGTGAAGAAATACCAATGCAGCGTCTGCTCTCGCACCTTCAGCCGCATGTCgctgctgcagaaacacagcTCATCAGGCTGCTGCTCCACCTCTGTGTGA